The following are encoded together in the Candidatus Chromulinivoraceae bacterium genome:
- a CDS encoding recombinase family protein, with amino-acid sequence MEKILAIANCRVSSNEQLQNNSLARQEKSVYGAAARLNAEIVQVWSGSVSSKAGTNVKRKDLLDMLEACRKNKFIKYAIFDEYDRFMRSVNEGPYFEVLFEQAGVKVWYASESDAFNGNDAMAKFMRTMSAYKAEGSNEERQRKSINGQTAALKDGRYTFHPKAGYKKGKISGIHEVHSVRGRELQKILKRMYAGFVGPTDALIEFNKSAFTKDHAPYKMDKFRKIATDIYYAGYLEMNKQVKVSGIKGLHEPLITLEEHYRLVEIFDKKPKYQIGPKRKGNPMFPLNNLVEDGGCVELKNKGRLVGFIHTNGRYKKTYEKYRCRSCGHYWHREEMHDKIIDLFDRYEMSPETQKSVIAALETVWQKDSENRINEERTMRRSMVELERYIEEKVESAIDDKNKDIKDDILKIIEKKKKELSTLKSQLIKLMKEESDDKREFMEFALSFIQDTGRHFLEPTVLKERRLMCKQMLFPAGIFIDEKNKIYTPEISVFYRLAANKKDLSKLEKSFMVRVQGL; translated from the coding sequence ATGGAAAAAATACTCGCGATAGCAAACTGCCGTGTATCAAGTAATGAACAGCTTCAAAACAATAGTCTCGCAAGACAAGAAAAGTCTGTGTATGGCGCCGCAGCACGTCTGAATGCTGAGATTGTCCAAGTATGGTCTGGCAGCGTTAGCAGTAAGGCTGGCACCAACGTTAAACGCAAAGACTTATTGGATATGCTCGAAGCATGTAGAAAGAATAAGTTCATTAAATATGCGATTTTCGATGAGTACGACCGATTTATGCGAAGCGTTAATGAAGGTCCTTATTTTGAAGTTTTATTTGAGCAAGCAGGCGTAAAAGTCTGGTACGCTTCTGAGTCCGATGCATTCAACGGAAATGATGCGATGGCTAAGTTTATGAGGACGATGAGCGCCTATAAAGCAGAAGGAAGTAATGAAGAGAGACAGCGGAAATCCATCAACGGGCAAACCGCAGCACTCAAGGATGGACGGTATACTTTCCATCCTAAGGCGGGTTATAAGAAAGGTAAGATCAGTGGCATCCATGAGGTTCACTCTGTTCGCGGTCGCGAGCTGCAAAAAATCCTAAAAAGAATGTATGCTGGCTTCGTTGGTCCCACTGATGCTCTAATCGAATTTAATAAAAGTGCTTTTACAAAAGATCATGCGCCATACAAAATGGATAAATTTAGAAAGATAGCAACCGACATCTATTATGCTGGCTATCTTGAGATGAATAAACAAGTCAAAGTCAGTGGTATTAAAGGTTTACATGAGCCACTTATTACACTCGAGGAGCATTATAGACTTGTTGAAATATTTGATAAGAAACCCAAATACCAGATTGGTCCAAAAAGAAAAGGTAACCCCATGTTCCCTCTTAATAATCTCGTAGAAGATGGTGGATGTGTTGAGTTAAAGAATAAAGGACGCTTAGTCGGTTTCATCCACACTAATGGTAGATACAAAAAGACATATGAAAAATATCGTTGTCGCTCGTGCGGGCATTATTGGCATAGAGAGGAAATGCACGATAAAATAATCGACTTGTTCGATCGTTATGAGATGTCTCCAGAGACTCAAAAGAGCGTTATTGCCGCCTTGGAAACTGTGTGGCAAAAGGATAGTGAGAATAGGATAAATGAAGAACGAACTATGCGACGAAGCATGGTTGAGCTTGAGCGATACATCGAAGAAAAGGTTGAGAGCGCTATCGACGACAAAAATAAAGATATCAAGGATGACATCTTGAAGATAATCGAAAAAAAGAAAAAAGAGCTTTCCACCCTCAAGTCTCAACTCATAAAACTGATGAAGGAAGAGAGCGATGACAAAAGAGAGTTCATGGAGTTTGCCTTGAGCTTTATACAAGATACAGGACGGCACTTCTTAGAACCGACTGTCTTGAAAGAGCGCCGATTAATGTGTAAACAAATGCTATTTCCAGCTGGAATTTTCATAGATGAGAAAAATAAAATTTACACACCAGAAATTAGCGTCTTTTACAGATTAGCGGCAAACAAAAAAGACCTTTCAAAACTTGAAAAGTCTTTTATGGTGCGGGTACAGGGACTCTAA
- a CDS encoding class IV adenylate cyclase, with the protein MKPEIEAKFLNVDPDDIRTRLKDIGAVCKQPMQLMQRIIFSTPEMDDTHAYVRVRDEGHRIAMTYKRFDEISLTGAKEVELTANDFDSAVAFVEALGVKAKSAQEARREIWILGDIEVVIDEWPWIKPYIEIEAPTEDQVKDMASKLGFEWSSAAFGDIMTAYRAEYPGTGTTYDDMIYNLPHIQFGDPLPNILKK; encoded by the coding sequence ACTCGTCTTAAAGACATCGGTGCTGTTTGTAAGCAACCCATGCAGCTTATGCAACGAATTATCTTTTCTACGCCTGAAATGGACGACACGCATGCTTATGTTCGTGTTCGCGATGAAGGTCATCGCATTGCTATGACGTATAAACGGTTTGATGAAATATCGCTGACTGGCGCAAAAGAGGTAGAACTTACCGCAAATGATTTTGACTCTGCCGTAGCGTTTGTCGAAGCACTAGGCGTAAAAGCTAAAAGCGCGCAAGAGGCTCGCCGCGAGATCTGGATACTTGGTGACATAGAGGTGGTGATAGATGAATGGCCATGGATTAAGCCGTACATCGAAATAGAGGCGCCAACGGAGGATCAGGTAAAAGATATGGCAAGCAAGCTTGGTTTTGAATGGAGTTCAGCTGCGTTTGGCGATATTATGACAGCTTATCGGGCAGAATACCCTGGCACTGGTACAACCTATGACGACATGATTTACAATTTACCACATATACAGTTTGGCGACCCGTTGCCGAATATTCTGAAAAAATAG